In the genome of Natronorubrum daqingense, the window TCGTACAGTAAAACGATGCTCGCGTACACTCGTCTTGCAACCCGATCAGGTAGCGGTTGATCTGATCTTCGGAGAGGAGGTACTCGCTGATCTCGTCGATAGCCAGGTCGTCGTCTTCCTGACGGACGGACAGGATAGCCGACTGGAGATCCGACTCGAGGTCGCGTTCGTGTCCCATACTCGTGTCGTCGCCGAGAAGGGGCAAAAGTATCCTGCGTGCCAGCGCCGTTCGCGCTGGTTTTCACATCTGGTACTCGGGGCCAAAGCTCAAAGAGGGCGCTTGACTCAGCGATGACATGGAATACGGTCTCGATATCGGACCGGAGGGCCTCAGGGTGGCTTCCGGCAAGGGGGAGGGGACGGTCGACTCGGTTCCGCCGGTCGTCGTTTCGGACGACGAGGGGACACTCGAAGAGCAACTCGACGCGTCGGGAGGAACGGTACTCGTCGAATCGGAGGGGGCGACGTACGCGGTGGGGTCGGCTGCGATATCGGCCACGACGAGCGGTGAGAGCGCGCCGAAATCGTTGTTCTCGAACGGCGTTCTCACCGTCGACGCGTACGCCGAGTCGGCTCTCGACGCGCTCGTCGACGAACTAATCGACGCCGACGGGAACGAGGTCGAGCGACTGTGCTATACCACGCCAGGACGGCTCGTCGACGTTTCCGAACCGACTGAGGCTCACCGAGAGACCGTCGACGCGGTGTTCACCGAGCGCGACATCGATGCGACGCCGATTAGCCGCGGATTCGCCGTCGTCTACGATCAACTTCGCGACGAGAACCACACCGGACTCGGTCTCTGTCTGGGCACGCAGACGACGAGCGTCACGCTCGCGTACTATGGCGTCCCCGCACTGGCGTTCTCACTCGCCAAAGGGAGCGACTGGGTCGTCGATCGAGCGGCGACGGCATGCGAGGTCGAACCGTCTCACGTCGCGACCATCCTCGAGGGGTTTCGACTCGAGCCGGACGCGGCGACGGGCGACGTCGAGAGTGCACTCGCACAGGCCTACGACGCCCTGATCGCCGAAATCGTCGACGAGATCGAGGCGGAAGCGACCGAGAGCGACGTCCAACAAGGGCTGGGAATCTCGATGGCCCTCGCAGGTGAAGGAGCTGTCGAGGGACTCGAGTACCTTCTGGGGGGACGCTTCGACGCAGCACCGTTGCCGTTCTCCGTTCAGGACGTGCGACTCGCCGACGAGCCGAGTGAGAGTGCGACCAGAGGGGCCCTCGCAGCCGCCAGAGACGACGTCGACTCTTACGAAGACGTCGTCTGGCCGGGGGCGGATGCCGACGACGCTGGCGACGCAGCGTCCACGACTCAACCGACGACGCTCTCCGGTAGCGACGGGCAGACGACGCTCTCGTTCGACGAATCAACCGGGGGAGGCGGACGCTCGGAGCACGAGCGAGCGAACGACGCGATCGACCAACTCTTCGATCGACTCGCCAACCGCGACGAAGAGATTCAGACGCTCGAAGGCGACCTCGAGGCAGCACTCGAGGAGCTCTCGGCGCTCGAGGAACGGGCCGCAACGGCCGAATCGGTCGACGAACTCGGCGGCGAACTGGAGACGGTCAGGGCGGACGTTCGCGACCTCGAGGCCAAGAATGAGACGTTCGCCAGCGCCGACTCGCTCGCGGAGTTTACAGCCGAGACGAACGACGAACTCGCGTCGGTGTCGGACACCCTCGAGACGCTCGAAGCCGACTTCGAGGCGGAACACGACTCGCTTTCAGCAACGATCGAAACCCTCGAGGGCACACTCGGGGACCTTGAATCGAAACTCGAAGCCGATATCGAGACCCTCGAATCGGCACTCGAAACTGACATCGAGACCCTCGAGACGGCCCTCGAAACCGAACGCGACTCGCTCGAACGAGTCGACGAGACGGTCCAGTCACTCGAGACCCGAACAGCGACTCTCAGTGATCGCCTCGACGAGCAAGATGCGGAACTCGCCGAAGTTTCAGCGCAACTCGAGGACGGTCTCGAGCAGGCGACTGACGAACGTGAACGACTCGAAGAGGATCTGGACGCGGTGGCCGAAGCGCTCGAGACGACTCGAGACGCACTCGAGGACGAACTGAATTCGGTCAGCGATCGACTCGGAACCCTCGACGACGACCTCGAAACACTCGATGACCGTGTCGAAACCCTCGACGACGGTCTCGAGACGACCGCGACGACGACCGAGCGTCTCGACGAGCACCAGCGTGCGACGGACGACCGTGTCGAGGCCGTCGAAAACAGCGTCTCGGCACTCGAGACCGACATCGAGTCCGTCTCGGCGGACGTACAGACTACCAGCGACGACGTCGACGGGATCGAAGCAGATGTCGACACGGTCGCGGCGGACATCGAAACGGTCGCGGCGGACGTCGACACGGTCGTGGCGAACGTCGACACGGTCGAATCGACCGTCGAAACGCTCGAGACCGACGTGCAAGCAGTCACGTCCGAGATCGACGAAGTCGACAGTACAATCGACGAGCGCGTGGGCGGTGTAGAGAACCGTCTCGAGTCGCTTCGAGAGGCGGTCGACGAACTCGAGGCAGGGTCGGTCGAGGCCGAGCGTGTCGAAGCGGACCTCACGGCCCGACTGGACGAACTCGAGGCCGAGTTCGAGAATGCGCTTGTGGACCTCGAAACGGCATCCGACGACCGATCTGAGGAATTCGAGGCTCGTTTCGATTCGCTCGAGACGGACTCGAACGAGATCGAAACCGGACTCGAGGCGCTCGAGGCGGAACTCGAGTCGCTGGGAACAGAACTCTCGTCGCTCCAGGACGCGGATGCCGGAACTGATCACGGCGCTCGCATCGACGGCGTCGAAAACACGGTAGTCGACGTCGCGGACCGAGTCGACCGGCTCGAAAGCCGGTTTGGCAAACTCGAAGAGCAGACGAGTAGCCACGACGAGCGTCTCGAGGAGACGACGGCAACGGTCGACGATCAGGGTCGTCGCCTCGCCGACCAAGACTCTCGGATCGAGGCAGTGATGGCCAACCTCGAGAGTCTGGAGGAGGCAGACGCCGCACGCGAAGCGCACACGGGTCAGACTGCTGCGAGCGACCGCGATGCAGACCTCGAGGAGCTTCGAGATGCACTCGAGGAACTGCGCGAGCAACAGGGGGCCCAGCGACAGCCCTCGAGCGAGACGAGATCGGATGACGCCGCCGGTCTCGTCGCTCCGACCGCTGCTGGTGGCGGTGGGGCCGGTCTCGTCGCCGGTGGCGCGCTCGCGGCTATCGGCGAACCGACAGTCGGTGGTGTTGTCCTCGCGCTCGGAATCGTGCTTCTCCTCGCAACCGCCCTCCTCGGACGATAGCACAAGTTTGGGAGAGAATCACCGCTCAGGCCGTCACTTGACTGGCGTGTTCGAGTGCCGATTAGCTCCCGACAACCTCGACGTTACGCATCTCGCCGCCACAGCGTCGACAGGTGCTCACGAGTGAGTCCGTGGCCCACTCTCGGCGGCCACACAAGAGGCACTCGTACTCGAGTGAATCGGCGAGTGACATACGTCGTGCTAGGTCGTGTTCCGTGTTAACTCTTTCCACCAGGTGCTCGAACGTACGCCCGACTGTCGGGGAGGTGAGGGGTAACCAGGTCGTGGCATTATTCGAGAACCCAAAGAAACACGCTCAACACGGTTGCAGCAACGATCGAAGCGGCGAGTACCCCGAATGCGGGCTGAAAGCCGACGACCTCTGAAAGGGTGCCGACGATGGCTGGCGAGACGGCACCGGCGGCCATCAACAGTGTTCGGACGACGCCGAGTCCGCCACCGGCGACGTCGTCCGGAATGACGGCCATCAGGTACGCCCCTCTAACGGGTCGAAAACCGTGCGAGCCGATGCCGACAGCGACGAGCGTGGCACCGAGGACGACGGGGCCGGCAGAGTCGGTCAGGGAGATGAACGCGATCAATGCGATCGAGGCGAGTCCGAGCAAGAAGACGATGATCGGAAGCTTCCCGAGACGGTCGCTGAGGTCGCCGGTCACGAGTTGGACCAGACTCGCCAGGAAGAGCGCGCTGTAGAGCAATCCCGCGGCCGCCTCGCTCAGTCCGGCTTCCTGCGTGAGATACAGCGGTGCGAACGCGACGAAGCCGTTGTACGTAAACGAGAACAAGACCGTTAGAAGGGCGAAGACGGCAAACCGCCAGTCGCGAAAGAGTGACGCGTACTGTGAAATGTTGCCGGCAGAAATCGCGCTCGTCGCGGCGTCGCCGTGAGTTTCACCGGGAACGCGCTTGGGGACTCGAACGCGAAATGCGACCGCGAGAGCGAGCGCTGTCAGCCCAGCGACTAAGAAGATCATTCGCCAACTGTCGCCGAGTGCGAACGAGACGCCTGCAACGGCGACGACCGCTGCCGGAGCGACCACGCCACCGAACGCACCGAACGTATCGAGGATTCCGAGGGCTCGACCTGTCCGAGCGGGATAGGCTCGAGAGAGTAGCCGAACGGCGACGGTCTTGTGCGCGCCGGTTCCAGCACCCATGATGAGCATCGCGACGACGAGGACGAGAAACGGCGAGTCAACGACGAGGATGAGCGCGGCGACACCAGCGACGAGCGCACCGGTAGTGACGACGAGTACCGACCCGAATCGGTCTGCGAGGACGCCGGAGGGAAACTGCATCGCGGCGTAGACGAGCATGAATCCGGTGTAGGAAGCACCGAGTACGGCGTTCGAGACCCCGTAGCTCAGTTGAAACGAGTCGAACAGCGGCGGAAAGGCATATCGGAGGAACTTACCGAGAAACCAGATCGTTGCCGCGAGCAGGAGGACGTCGTAGTGAGTGATGCGTTGAGCCGTCTCTCGAACCGACATTGCGTTACATCGAAGGTGTCTCCATCGGACGGATGAATACCCACCGATTCGCCGATCGAATTCAGCAAATGTCGACTCAGTGGTATACTGGAAATGGGACTGCGGTATCGTTCGGTCCGCTCATAAACGGTCGCGCTCAATCGAGAAGTACTGTCTGGCAGTGTCGCAAATTGGTCTAGTGGGATTATACACCATACTAATTATAATAGATCTTAACGGAGAACACGTATATGAGAGATGGTGATACTCACCGGAACCGATGGCAGTTAACACGACAGCAGACTGGACGAATCCAATACACTGTCCGTTCTGTGGCACCGAACTCGAGTCACCCGGCGCAGGGTTCGTCGATCACATCGAAGAGAGCGACGACTGCAAGCAATCGTTCGACCACTGGCGCGAGAATATCACCGGCGATCTCGCCGGCGAGTGGGCGGGCTAGTCACTCGAAATCGGGCAGGTCTTCCGGCGGTTCGTACTCGGCTTCCCAGTCGA includes:
- a CDS encoding MFS transporter produces the protein MSVRETAQRITHYDVLLLAATIWFLGKFLRYAFPPLFDSFQLSYGVSNAVLGASYTGFMLVYAAMQFPSGVLADRFGSVLVVTTGALVAGVAALILVVDSPFLVLVVAMLIMGAGTGAHKTVAVRLLSRAYPARTGRALGILDTFGAFGGVVAPAAVVAVAGVSFALGDSWRMIFLVAGLTALALAVAFRVRVPKRVPGETHGDAATSAISAGNISQYASLFRDWRFAVFALLTVLFSFTYNGFVAFAPLYLTQEAGLSEAAAGLLYSALFLASLVQLVTGDLSDRLGKLPIIVFLLGLASIALIAFISLTDSAGPVVLGATLVAVGIGSHGFRPVRGAYLMAVIPDDVAGGGLGVVRTLLMAAGAVSPAIVGTLSEVVGFQPAFGVLAASIVAATVLSVFLWVLE
- a CDS encoding rubrerythrin-like domain-containing protein, with the translated sequence MSLADSLEYECLLCGRREWATDSLVSTCRRCGGEMRNVEVVGS
- a CDS encoding DUF7501 family protein, translating into MAVNTTADWTNPIHCPFCGTELESPGAGFVDHIEESDDCKQSFDHWRENITGDLAGEWAG
- a CDS encoding disk-shape morphogenesis protein volactin, which translates into the protein MEYGLDIGPEGLRVASGKGEGTVDSVPPVVVSDDEGTLEEQLDASGGTVLVESEGATYAVGSAAISATTSGESAPKSLFSNGVLTVDAYAESALDALVDELIDADGNEVERLCYTTPGRLVDVSEPTEAHRETVDAVFTERDIDATPISRGFAVVYDQLRDENHTGLGLCLGTQTTSVTLAYYGVPALAFSLAKGSDWVVDRAATACEVEPSHVATILEGFRLEPDAATGDVESALAQAYDALIAEIVDEIEAEATESDVQQGLGISMALAGEGAVEGLEYLLGGRFDAAPLPFSVQDVRLADEPSESATRGALAAARDDVDSYEDVVWPGADADDAGDAASTTQPTTLSGSDGQTTLSFDESTGGGGRSEHERANDAIDQLFDRLANRDEEIQTLEGDLEAALEELSALEERAATAESVDELGGELETVRADVRDLEAKNETFASADSLAEFTAETNDELASVSDTLETLEADFEAEHDSLSATIETLEGTLGDLESKLEADIETLESALETDIETLETALETERDSLERVDETVQSLETRTATLSDRLDEQDAELAEVSAQLEDGLEQATDERERLEEDLDAVAEALETTRDALEDELNSVSDRLGTLDDDLETLDDRVETLDDGLETTATTTERLDEHQRATDDRVEAVENSVSALETDIESVSADVQTTSDDVDGIEADVDTVAADIETVAADVDTVVANVDTVESTVETLETDVQAVTSEIDEVDSTIDERVGGVENRLESLREAVDELEAGSVEAERVEADLTARLDELEAEFENALVDLETASDDRSEEFEARFDSLETDSNEIETGLEALEAELESLGTELSSLQDADAGTDHGARIDGVENTVVDVADRVDRLESRFGKLEEQTSSHDERLEETTATVDDQGRRLADQDSRIEAVMANLESLEEADAAREAHTGQTAASDRDADLEELRDALEELREQQGAQRQPSSETRSDDAAGLVAPTAAGGGGAGLVAGGALAAIGEPTVGGVVLALGIVLLLATALLGR